The genome window GTGACCGAAAACGCATAATCAAAGTCATCGAAGAAAGGCGTGATCGTATTGGCAGCGGTTTGAAAGTTCTGAATCGACTCCCCATCTCCGATTCCACTCATGACAACTCCCCATTCGTTGACGGGCAACAGAACATCGAACTCGTCCAATTGATCATCATCCGCGTTCATGTTTGCAACCACGGAAAACCAATACTGCTCATTTGCCGTTACCGCAAAAGGAGAAAAGTCCGCGGAATAAGAGAAAACCGTGGAATCAATGGCCGTCTCATTTGCTTCGCCTGGCGTGAAAGTGCTCGACGTTAAAAGTGTAGACGGCTCAGCACGACCTTCGGTCGCGTTGAAACCATCGGAGTAGACTCTTACCGTAAACGAATCAGCACCAGTGGACCCCAATCCTGTAGGGGAGTCCGTGTACACGCCAATCCAAGAAAAGTTGGTGACGGTCAAGTTCGATCCAAACGAGAAATTGTCAAAGATCGTTGCGAAGTCTGAAAGATCTCCCAGTACATTCGGATCAGCGTCGAATTGCGATTGCAGCCCAGTGGCTCCGGCCAATGACCCAGCAGGGATCTGCGAGTAAACCGCTGCGTTTGCTGAGTTCGTCAAGGTAGCAATCGCTGCAATCGCAGCCAAAACCGCACCATAGCGGGATGAACTGGCGAACCGATTTTTCTTCATCGTTTTTCACTCGAAAAAATGGAAGGTAGAAAGAACAGAGCCGGATGGCTTACGCGGCCAAACCCCTCCGCAGGGACGCCATGCTCGACAAATCCTATTCACGCCCCCAGAAGGTTGCAATGGTGGAGACTGGAAAGATAGGTAATATCGGACGATTGCTCAGACGCGAGGTCACTACCGCGAAAAGAGGGGGGACAATGAGGTGCCTCATTACCTCGCCGGAAACACCTAAAGGAAACTGAACCTCCCTTGCACGCAAAACAATATGAACCGCAGATTGCAAGCTCTTCGCTAGAAATGACGCGAGAAAATCCGGCGTTTTGACCATCTCACTGGCCGCCGCCTCCACGTGTCCCACAAAACGACGCCCCGAATGGAGACCCAAGTAAGTGTCTAAGCAGGTACGCAGGTGTCTTCGGGTATGTGAGCCGTTTGGCGTTAGCCACGGTTCCCGCGCACAACCGTGGCGAACGCCTTTCGATGGCGGCCGCCGCTTCAATCCGACCTGACTACCGATAGAAACACCTGAATCTCACGACCGGCGATGCAGTGCAAACGACCGCCCCCGTTGCCACTGATGATCCCAATCAACTCGCCCGACTCAGCAAACAGCCCCCCGCCGGACATCCCCGGCACGGAGACCTGATCCAGAACCAGGTATTCAACGGGAGCCCCCTCGATCTCACGGCGGGCACGTTTTTGATCGATCACACTCGCGCTGATCCGCTCCACGCCGCCGCTGCCATTGAGATTGGCCAGCCAAACCTCGGCGTCTGTCCAGTCGCGGCCGACCTCGGCATGGAAAACCGCTTGAGCGATCCGCCCCGGTTCCGCCACCGGCCAGTGCACCTGCAACAACGCCAGGTCTCTTCCAGGATCTTGCCCGATGACCTCCACCGACCGAAACCGTCGCGGCTCAGCGTCGGTGCCCCCGGACACCAAGCCAGTCGGCTCGTCCAAGAATGCGAGCAGCTCCACGTCCAAGTCGACGAGTTGCGCAACCACATGTGCCGCCGTCAAGACTCGAAAGCCCTCTGAATCAACCTCGACAATGACACCAACGCCGGTTTGACCGTTCCCGCTTCCTCGACGTCCGCCGGCCGCTTCGCTTTCAGAGCCGGTTTGAATGACTCTCACCAAAGAAGCGAACGCCCGGTCAAGCGACACAGGCTCGTTGACCGGTTTCACAGAGGCCGCGGACACGGAAGACACCGTGGGCTCAAACAATTGGTCTGCCAATGTCGGCGTTTCCGACACGGAATCCTCCGGCTCTGTCTGCGGCTCCTCTGCCCCGGCAGCCAACTCCGAACGGACAGGTTTCGGGCGACCGCTTTCCTCTTCCATCCGCGCGGGCAGTCCCACATCCTCGCGTGAGGAGGGCACCCCGGCAGAAGGTGTGAACGAACGAACACCTGGATTCGCCAAACCGGAATCCAACGCCGGGCTCGGTCCTGCCGGATTGCCTGGCACCGACTGCCCCGCAGCCACCGACTCGGCGGAATCCGCGGCAACCCCCGTCTCGGGTGATGTCCACAGCGCAGGGGTCCAGACGATCTCGGGCCAGTGCGGATGATCCTTGAGCAACAAGTACCCAAACTCACCGCAGACCGCGAGCAAGCACAGAAGTGTCAGTAGTTTTTTCATCGCATTCAATCCTTCAACGCACCGACCAAAGAAAGCTCCTAGCCACTAGCTCCTAGTGGTCTGTCACGACTTGTTTTTAGGGTAGTGGACGAGGCGACGAGTCCTGAACTGGCGTCAAAACCAAGGACTCGTCGCCTCGTCCACTACGATCAACCTTCACTTTTAACTTTGACAGACCACGAGCTCCTAGCCTCTCACCCTTCCGAATTCTTGGCGAATCCGGCTACATCCAACTCGCATCTCGCATCTCGCGGAGCACCAACCCAAACGGCACAACCTTAGGCGAGAAAAACGCCCCCCCATCCATGGTAGAGCGAACACAGAGAAAGGAAATCAAGTTGACGACGCAAAAACAACCACGGTGCGAGCAAGCCACCTTTCAGGCGGTTAGCGGCGGAGTGAATCGCATCGGGCTCGCCTTTCCGTCCAAGCACCAACCGTCCACCTCACCAACCGGATCGCCGCCTCCACAAAGGCGACCCCCGCAAGCGTGTACAGCAAGTCAGCCGTTCCGAATCCCCGAGTTGGGATCCAACGCTGGCCGACTTCCATTCCCAGCAAAGCGAGCAGAATCACCAGCAGCCCAGTGACTCGGACTCGGTCCAGTTCCCGAGTGCCCAACCAGCCCGCAGGGACCGCGGCCACCAGGCCCGCCATCACGAATGTTCGAAAATCCCCCCGGTCGTCCAGCCACACGACCCAGGCGTGTGGCAAGAACACCAGGTCCCCTGCCGTCGTCGCCGGCTTCCACAGCGCATAGACCGACACGAG of Rhodopirellula islandica contains these proteins:
- a CDS encoding PEP-CTERM sorting domain-containing protein; protein product: MTVTNFSWIGVYTDSPTGLGSTGADSFTVRVYSDGFNATEGRAEPSTLLTSSTFTPGEANETAIDSTVFSYSADFSPFAVTANEQYWFSVVANMNADDDQLDEFDVLLPVNEWGVVMSGIGDGESIQNFQTAANTITPFFDDFDYAFSVTAVPEPATGLALLMFGGGAAAYRRVRRSSRKNVANAAV
- a CDS encoding S1 family peptidase — its product is MKKLLTLLCLLAVCGEFGYLLLKDHPHWPEIVWTPALWTSPETGVAADSAESVAAGQSVPGNPAGPSPALDSGLANPGVRSFTPSAGVPSSREDVGLPARMEEESGRPKPVRSELAAGAEEPQTEPEDSVSETPTLADQLFEPTVSSVSAASVKPVNEPVSLDRAFASLVRVIQTGSESEAAGGRRGSGNGQTGVGVIVEVDSEGFRVLTAAHVVAQLVDLDVELLAFLDEPTGLVSGGTDAEPRRFRSVEVIGQDPGRDLALLQVHWPVAEPGRIAQAVFHAEVGRDWTDAEVWLANLNGSGGVERISASVIDQKRARREIEGAPVEYLVLDQVSVPGMSGGGLFAESGELIGIISGNGGGRLHCIAGREIQVFLSVVRSD